From Novipirellula artificiosorum, the proteins below share one genomic window:
- a CDS encoding DUF502 domain-containing protein: MRENITKTVSFLRATAIGGVFFLLPLGVVLGLLGYIYNLVIAVAAPLHDALPSWLPLNTPVGIAFLFSLSVTILVLLCFASGIAARRAIGRRFSQTLEKQLTTVFPKYAIYKDLLAGNLKHDRIGPSLKPVLVSSVDGYRLAFEADRLENGLVVIYAPGAPDTWIGAVTLVPHDRVFPTEIDFNETLGIFERLGRDSRVILASVKFPDPQGGPIVGVVPEPQTE; the protein is encoded by the coding sequence ATGCGAGAGAATATCACCAAGACCGTCAGTTTTCTGCGTGCGACTGCGATTGGGGGGGTGTTTTTCTTGTTGCCACTCGGCGTCGTCCTGGGTTTGCTGGGCTACATCTACAATCTCGTCATCGCCGTCGCCGCCCCTTTGCATGACGCATTGCCGTCCTGGTTGCCGCTCAACACTCCAGTCGGAATTGCCTTCCTGTTCTCTTTGTCGGTCACGATCTTGGTGCTGTTGTGCTTCGCATCGGGCATCGCGGCTCGCCGAGCCATTGGCAGACGGTTTTCCCAGACCCTAGAGAAACAACTCACGACCGTCTTTCCAAAGTACGCCATCTACAAAGATCTCCTGGCGGGCAATCTGAAGCACGATCGTATCGGTCCCTCGCTCAAACCGGTATTGGTTTCGAGCGTCGACGGCTATCGATTGGCGTTCGAGGCGGACCGACTTGAAAACGGTTTGGTCGTTATTTATGCACCGGGCGCTCCAGATACTTGGATTGGTGCGGTGACCTTGGTTCCACACGACCGCGTTTTTCCAACGGAAATCGATTTCAATGAGACGCTTGGGATCTTTGAGCGGCTTGGACGCGATTCTCGGGTGATACTGGCTTCGGTTAAGTTTCCGGATCCGCAGGGTGGGCCAATCGTAGGCGTTGTTCCTGAACCTCAGACAGAATGA
- a CDS encoding transporter → MGTHLSRLPLSFAFTTVLLIAGQAVAQEEREIETDRDSFTPALSTVEQGRVMVEAAYTFVDNSGVAESHSFPELLLRYGLTENIELRFGSNYEIGGEPNATSGSGGFDIGEAFETEPGALEEEAKVTYGFKVLLLEQHGWVPLSNFTLMGATPTSGKETASRMIASYTFGWDFNNEWEWASAIRYGFIGASEDSFNSWAPSTVIRVPVSERVKLHAEYFGIFTDGAESETTKHFFSPGVHYLITKDLEVGVRAGWGLNDQSADFFSNVGFGWQF, encoded by the coding sequence GTGGGCACCCACCTCTCTCGCCTCCCGCTGTCATTCGCCTTCACGACCGTGCTCTTGATTGCGGGCCAAGCGGTTGCGCAGGAGGAACGCGAGATCGAGACCGACCGCGATTCGTTTACGCCAGCCCTATCGACGGTGGAACAAGGTCGGGTCATGGTCGAGGCGGCCTATACGTTTGTTGATAACTCGGGTGTCGCTGAATCGCACAGTTTTCCGGAACTCTTGCTACGCTACGGTTTAACCGAGAATATCGAGTTGCGTTTTGGATCCAACTATGAAATCGGGGGCGAACCCAATGCGACCTCTGGCAGCGGAGGATTTGATATCGGTGAAGCGTTTGAGACGGAGCCAGGTGCATTAGAAGAAGAAGCGAAAGTGACTTATGGCTTCAAGGTGCTGTTGCTTGAGCAACATGGTTGGGTACCGTTGAGCAATTTCACGTTGATGGGCGCTACCCCCACGAGCGGAAAGGAAACAGCGTCTCGAATGATCGCAAGCTACACGTTCGGATGGGATTTCAATAATGAGTGGGAGTGGGCATCGGCAATTCGATACGGGTTCATCGGTGCCAGTGAGGATTCGTTCAACAGCTGGGCTCCCTCGACGGTCATTCGGGTCCCTGTTAGCGAGCGAGTGAAGCTTCACGCGGAGTATTTTGGCATCTTCACCGATGGTGCCGAGTCGGAAACCACGAAGCATTTCTTCAGCCCAGGTGTCCACTACCTGATCACCAAGGATCTCGAAGTCGGGGTTCGCGCCGGTTGGGGACTGAACGACCAATCGGCCGATTTTTTCTCGAACGTTGGTTTCGGTTGGCAGTTCTAA
- a CDS encoding YybH family protein, with product MAIPLAGLSADDSSGDSSVIREIQAYVEAFNAEDAAKVESMWAENATHMDHELNQRTDGRAAIMADIAAVFDLPEPVTLSGSVDNVRMVTDSVASIDGKINVTVGDFEPTTNKFSAILTKQDEKWVIDSMEEMSVPSPVSAAAALSKLDWLIGSWQDASGEMRVRCSVKRAIGGSFLVRSFEASADDEAVAQSTQVIGWDPRLGQFRSWTFDADGSFGEGVWSENGGQWLIKSAQVLADGQTASGTFVMTPQDSDHFAIELIGRTIEGELQPSSPEVTVSRVGSSDEADDSTTTTEPSSGQ from the coding sequence ATGGCCATTCCCCTCGCCGGGCTATCGGCCGATGATTCCAGCGGTGATTCGAGTGTGATCCGCGAGATTCAAGCCTACGTGGAGGCCTTCAATGCCGAAGATGCGGCAAAGGTCGAATCGATGTGGGCTGAGAATGCCACTCACATGGATCATGAACTCAATCAGCGAACGGACGGGCGAGCTGCGATCATGGCAGATATTGCCGCGGTGTTTGATCTTCCAGAGCCTGTGACGCTATCGGGATCCGTCGACAATGTGCGGATGGTCACCGATTCCGTGGCGAGCATCGACGGCAAAATCAACGTGACCGTCGGGGATTTTGAGCCAACAACCAACAAGTTCTCGGCGATCTTGACCAAGCAGGACGAAAAATGGGTGATTGACTCGATGGAAGAGATGTCGGTGCCTTCGCCGGTGTCTGCTGCCGCGGCCCTCTCAAAACTTGATTGGCTGATCGGGTCTTGGCAAGACGCTTCCGGTGAGATGCGTGTTCGCTGTTCGGTGAAACGAGCCATCGGCGGCTCGTTCCTGGTCCGATCGTTCGAAGCCTCGGCGGATGACGAGGCGGTTGCGCAAAGTACGCAGGTGATCGGCTGGGACCCACGACTTGGCCAGTTTCGATCGTGGACGTTTGATGCTGACGGATCCTTCGGTGAGGGGGTTTGGAGCGAGAATGGTGGGCAATGGCTGATCAAATCGGCGCAAGTGCTCGCTGATGGTCAGACCGCATCCGGCACCTTTGTGATGACTCCGCAAGATAGCGATCACTTTGCGATCGAGTTGATCGGGCGAACCATCGAGGGCGAGTTGCAGCCGTCTTCCCCCGAAGTGACGGTGTCACGCGTCGGTTCTTCGGATGAGGCGGACGATTCGACGACGACTACGGAACCATCATCGGGGCAATGA